One region of Kazachstania africana CBS 2517 chromosome 3, complete genome genomic DNA includes:
- the SPO21 gene encoding Spo21p (similar to Saccharomyces cerevisiae SPO21 (YOL091W) and YSW1 (YBR148W); ancestral locus Anc_3.106), whose protein sequence is MLEATDGFKIESARSLTPDSLIVRSDNEVTSSDERSEMNDTKTSSLRKFINKFSRNSSPISLESNAKPKRKSWSWKRKTKIFDSSSESIDNKKSLLSNEPSLDDINLVATAQAKEEFDKLHNEEAIENEFKFLSDKMDLGDDYTRDIENGTNSSMLDDSSFNFIGRLKSVDSFNMNTGIKTDNNEHVSPITPIDDESNDFTQKNQPTKSSLNTILNPEILQDFKYLEIEQTRENNHGNLHITNPETSNLLHSVRNINQNPVNKTELMVTEHGNQLQPTIKKSTTAETASTKLTCIDDRALLAKDSKVLEDFSEAFHLLNNERTTKNLHRYPLCDITTKLVNDTKAKNKEHKKLLKKVEYLETYTSEKKKAVKTIKKDYDELTKEFELVSNENRDLYSSVKKLKKEFESTTKEKLSLKDDIKSIRQKLEELGSYNENFNGTDSRKNDLAFITNCLEAIVESQLQLMEYNKRLKDSNAQLRKEYHKLTLSLKNSRNNEWQFNENFETTEYINPDPKKLAQYGEDVVLSDYKDTINYLKQTNKKLQDAYHNERLKVLDHRKEIQRLKYSVQLIDCYRSESLQFMSQLMCAFRDCVSEDTICDYDLYLKSLNSMHSLADIISANKLTIEAKLNTIEKQVSKFYQEIASPKFLDQVVASYASAVKTSSFLNEEVNELKRSLEEEHERNQFLSHSLNKAKRLITESHIHS, encoded by the coding sequence ATGTTGGAAGCTACTGATggttttaaaattgaaagcGCGCGTTCTTTGACCCCAGATAGTTTGATAGTTAGAAGTGATAATGAAGTAACATCGTCTGATGAAAGAAGTGAAATGAATGACACCAAGACATCCTCCTTaagaaaattcattaaCAAGTTCAGTAGAAACTCCTCACCTATTAGTCTTGAGAGTAATGCGAAGCCAAAGAGGAAAAGTTGGTCATGGAAGAGAAAGACAAAAATCTTTGATTCAAGTTCCGAATCAATAGATAATAAGAAATCGTTATTATCCAATGAACCATCTTTGGATGATATCAATCTTGTAGCTACAGCTCAAGCAAAAGaggaatttgataaattacaTAATGAGGAAGCCATTGAGAACGAATTCAAGTTTTTAAGTGATAAAATGGATTTAGGTGATGACTATACCAGAGACATTGAGAATGGTACTAATAGTAGTATGCTTGATGATTCAagcttcaattttattggaAGATTGAAAAGTGTCGACTCATTCAATATGAATACAGGCATTAAGActgataataatgaacaCGTTTCACCCATAACGccaattgatgatgaatcaaATGACTTTACCCAAAAAAATCAACCCACAAAATCATCTCTTAACACTATATTGAACCCAGAAATTTTGCAagattttaaatatttggaaattgaacAGACTCGAGAGAATAATCATGGCAATTTGCATATTACTAACCCAGAAACGAGCAATTTATTGCATTCTGTCAGGAATATCAATCAAAATCCAGTTAATAAGACTGAACTCATGGTAACTGAACACGGAAACCAATTGCAACCGAcaattaaaaaatctaCGACGGCTGAGACTGCTAGTACTAAACTAACATGCATAGACGACAGAGCTTTATTGGCAAAAGATAGTAAAGTACTTGAAGATTTCAGCGAAGcttttcatttattgaataatgaaagaacaacaaaaaatttgcatAGATACCCTCTGTGTGATATTACTACAAAACTAGTAAATGACACCAAAGCCAAGAATAAAGAACATAAAaagcttttgaagaaagtagAATATTTAGAAACTTATACTtctgaaaagaagaaagctGTAAAAACGattaaaaaagattatGACGAACTAACCAAGGAGTTCGAACTTGTAAGCAATGAAAATAGGGATTTGTATAGTTCggtgaagaaattgaagaaagaatttgaatctacaacaaaagaaaaattgtcACTCAAAGATGATATTAAGAGTATAAGAcaaaaattggaagaattagGCTcatataatgaaaattttaatggCACTGATTCTAGAAAGAATGATTTAGCTTTCATTACTAATTGTTTAGAAGCCATTGTCGAGTCACAGTTACAGCTAATGgaatataataaaagacTTAAAGATTCCAATGCTCAACTgagaaaagaatatcaCAAACTGACTCTGTCGCTGAAAAATAGTAGAAACAATGAATGGCAATTCAATgagaattttgaaacaaccGAATATATCAACCCTGACCCCAAAAAATTGGCACAATATGGTGAAGATGTTGTCTTATCAGATTATAAAGATACaattaattatttgaaacaaacaaataaaaaattacagGATGCTTATCATAATGAAAGGCTAAAAGTCTTGGATCATCGTAAGGAAATACAACGATTAAAATATTCGGTCCAATTGATTGATTGTTACAGATCAGAGTCATTACAGTTTATGTCACAATTAATGTGTGCCTTTAGAGATTGTGTCAGTGAAGACACCATATGTGACTACGacttatatttgaaaagctTGAACAGTATGCATAGCTTGGCAGATATAATCTCCGCTAATAAACTTACAATAGAGGCAAAGCTCAATACCATAGAAAAGCAAGTTTCGAAGttttatcaagaaattgcCTCGCCAAAGTTTTTAGATCAAGTAGTAGCCAGCTATGCGTCAGCTGTAAAAACAAGCAGTTTTCTCAATGAAGAAGTTAACGAATTAAAGCGATCACTGGAAGAGGAACatgaaagaaatcaatttctATCACATTCATTAAACAAAGCTAAACGCTTAATAACCGAGTCACACATACATTCTTGA